One stretch of Oscillospiraceae bacterium DNA includes these proteins:
- the hisG gene encoding ATP phosphoribosyltransferase produces the protein MLNIALPKGRLGDQVYDKFQKLGLGCSGMDGSDRRLVFENPEAGVRYLLVKPSDVAVYVVHGAADIGVVGKDVLLETEPDVYELCDLGIGKCRIVIAAKNGFKEDTSVPLRVATKYPHVTAHYYADLNRRIELIKLNGSIELAPVTGLSDVISDIVETGTTLKENNLSVLETIAFSSARLIANKSAYQFKREMIDGIRDRMEQLR, from the coding sequence ATGCTTAACATCGCGCTTCCCAAGGGTCGTTTAGGCGATCAGGTGTATGATAAATTTCAAAAACTCGGGCTCGGCTGTTCCGGCATGGACGGCAGTGACCGCCGTTTGGTGTTCGAAAATCCCGAAGCGGGGGTGCGTTATCTGTTGGTCAAACCGTCCGACGTGGCGGTTTATGTCGTGCATGGCGCGGCGGACATCGGCGTGGTCGGCAAAGACGTTTTGCTTGAGACCGAACCGGACGTTTATGAACTGTGCGATCTCGGCATCGGCAAGTGCCGCATCGTGATCGCGGCGAAAAACGGCTTTAAAGAGGATACTTCGGTGCCGCTGCGGGTGGCGACCAAATATCCGCATGTGACCGCGCATTATTATGCCGATCTGAATCGGCGCATCGAGTTGATTAAACTCAACGGCAGCATCGAACTCGCTCCGGTGACCGGGCTTTCGGACGTGATTTCCGACATCGTCGAGACCGGAACGACGCTGAAAGAAAACAATCTTTCGGTTCTTGAAACCATCGCTTTTTCGAGCGCACGGCTGATTGCCAACAAGAGCGCTTATCAATTCAAGCGGGAGATGATCGACGGCATTCGGGACAGAATGGAGCAATTACGATGA
- the hisD gene encoding histidinol dehydrogenase has product MNIKIIDIKDLNNETIFSRSVSETPKQVCEAVDEILKAVIAEGDSAVLRFTEKFDGAKLLKIEVDKTELDKAEKEVGDDLLAAMRTAAENIREFHSKQMRTGFEFKRPDGAVLGQRFTPIEKAGVYVPGGTARYPSTVLMDVIPAKIAGVKEIVLATPPAKDGKIPAVTLAAAKIAGVDRVFAVGGAQAIAALAYGTQSVPKVDKIVGPGNAYVTEAKRRVFGLVGLDMLAGPSEILIIADESANPDFIAADMLSQAEHDKNASAVLICETEAFAQKVVGCLETRLARLPRNEIAATSLENNGMIIIAGLDEAVKISDSLAPEHLELCVDDPEALLAKVKNAGSIFLGNYTPEPLGDYLAGTNHTLPTMGTARFSSPLSVDDFVKKSSYIRYDASSLSGVAEKIVNFAHAEGLDAHAESVLARFED; this is encoded by the coding sequence ATGAATATCAAAATCATTGATATTAAAGATTTAAATAACGAGACGATTTTTTCGCGCAGTGTCTCCGAGACCCCGAAGCAGGTCTGCGAGGCAGTCGATGAGATTTTGAAAGCCGTTATCGCGGAAGGCGATTCGGCGGTTTTGCGGTTCACCGAAAAATTCGACGGCGCGAAACTTTTAAAAATTGAAGTTGATAAAACCGAACTCGATAAAGCGGAAAAGGAAGTCGGCGACGATCTGCTGGCGGCGATGAGGACCGCGGCGGAGAATATCCGGGAATTTCACTCAAAACAAATGCGCACGGGGTTCGAATTCAAACGGCCCGACGGGGCTGTTTTGGGTCAGCGGTTCACGCCGATTGAAAAAGCGGGCGTCTATGTGCCCGGCGGCACGGCGCGCTATCCCTCGACCGTTTTAATGGACGTGATTCCGGCAAAAATCGCGGGCGTCAAAGAGATTGTGCTGGCGACTCCGCCGGCAAAAGACGGGAAAATCCCCGCGGTAACTTTGGCGGCGGCCAAAATCGCAGGCGTCGACAGGGTATTTGCGGTCGGCGGCGCGCAGGCGATTGCGGCGTTGGCTTACGGCACGCAGAGCGTCCCGAAAGTCGACAAGATCGTCGGGCCGGGCAACGCCTATGTCACTGAGGCCAAGCGGCGGGTATTCGGGTTGGTCGGGCTGGATATGCTGGCCGGGCCGAGTGAGATTTTAATCATCGCCGACGAGAGTGCCAATCCCGATTTTATCGCGGCGGACATGCTTTCTCAGGCGGAACACGACAAAAACGCCTCTGCGGTGTTGATCTGCGAGACCGAGGCCTTTGCGCAAAAAGTGGTCGGCTGCCTTGAAACGCGGCTTGCAAGATTGCCGAGAAACGAGATCGCGGCGACATCGCTCGAAAACAACGGCATGATCATCATTGCGGGACTGGATGAGGCGGTCAAAATCTCCGATTCTCTGGCGCCCGAACATCTGGAACTGTGCGTGGACGACCCCGAAGCCCTGTTGGCCAAAGTCAAAAACGCGGGCAGCATCTTTTTGGGCAATTATACGCCCGAGCCGCTCGGGGATTATCTGGCCGGTACCAATCACACGCTGCCGACGATGGGTACGGCGCGGTTTTCAAGCCCGCTGTCGGTCGACGATTTTGTGAAGAAGAGCAGCTACATCCGCTACGATGCGAGTTCGCTCTCCGGCGTCGCCGAAAAGATCGTGAATTTTGCCCACGCCGAGGGGCTTGACGCACACGCTGAGAGCGTTCTTGCGCGGTTTGAGGATTAA
- the hisC gene encoding histidinol-phosphate transaminase, producing the protein MKYLNSKLKNLVPYVPGEQPADMDRLMKLNTNECPFPPSPKVIEAVNAEAVSRLRLYSDPTCRKLVEAIAAFEDVKPENIFAGNGSDEILSFVFHGFCENGAAFADITYGLYPVLCQMFGVAGTVVPLKDGFSLDPADYADLSETVVIANPNAPTGMALPLDGIRKLMKPGRLTVVDEAYVDFGADSAVELLKEYDNLLVVKTFSKSRSLAGGRIGYAVGSKELIADLNMLKYSFNPYNINSLSIIAGVEAVKDVEYFEECRAKIIQNREMLTAGLRELGFTVLDSKANFVFAKPSGMSGKECFDALRENGILVRRFDKPRINDFLRITVGDEAQTAKFLETMRKIVRKG; encoded by the coding sequence ATGAAATATTTAAATTCGAAACTGAAAAATCTTGTGCCGTATGTGCCGGGCGAACAGCCGGCGGATATGGACAGATTGATGAAATTAAACACCAACGAGTGTCCGTTCCCGCCGTCGCCCAAAGTGATCGAGGCGGTGAATGCGGAAGCGGTGTCCAGACTGCGGCTTTACAGCGACCCGACCTGCCGGAAGCTTGTTGAGGCCATCGCCGCGTTCGAGGATGTAAAACCGGAGAATATATTCGCCGGAAACGGCAGCGATGAGATTTTGTCGTTTGTTTTCCACGGGTTTTGCGAAAACGGTGCGGCGTTTGCCGACATCACCTACGGGCTTTATCCGGTGTTATGCCAAATGTTCGGGGTTGCCGGAACAGTGGTTCCGCTGAAAGATGGTTTTTCGCTCGACCCTGCCGATTATGCGGATTTGAGCGAGACGGTTGTGATTGCGAATCCCAACGCGCCGACCGGAATGGCGCTGCCGCTTGACGGCATCCGAAAACTGATGAAGCCGGGTCGGCTGACCGTGGTAGACGAGGCCTATGTCGATTTCGGAGCGGACAGCGCGGTGGAGTTACTTAAAGAATATGACAATTTACTGGTCGTCAAGACCTTTTCAAAGTCCAGATCACTGGCCGGCGGGCGCATCGGCTACGCGGTCGGCAGCAAAGAGCTGATCGCCGACCTGAACATGTTGAAATACAGTTTTAACCCTTATAATATCAATTCGCTATCCATAATCGCGGGTGTTGAGGCCGTCAAGGACGTTGAATATTTCGAGGAGTGCCGCGCAAAGATCATTCAAAACCGCGAAATGCTGACTGCGGGACTGCGGGAACTGGGATTCACGGTATTGGACAGCAAGGCGAATTTCGTGTTTGCGAAACCGTCCGGTATGAGCGGAAAAGAGTGCTTTGACGCGCTGCGCGAAAACGGGATTTTGGTGCGTCGGTTCGACAAGCCGCGCATCAATGACTTTTTGCGCATCACGGTCGGCGACGAAGCACAAACGGCAAAATTTTTAGAGACGATGCGAAAGATCGTTCGGAAAGGATAG
- the hisB gene encoding imidazoleglycerol-phosphate dehydratase HisB, translating into MRSAQISRKTNETDIALTLCLEGSGKASIDTGIGFLNHMLTLFACHSGFDLQLTCKGDIDVDFHHSAEDIGICLGKALDTALGDRAGITRYGSVFVPMDEALVLAAIDICGRATLGYALEIPSQKIGDFDTELIKEFFTALTRELKAAVHLREFCGENSHHIAEAAFKAFARAMAIAVKIDPAKRDQIPSSKGTII; encoded by the coding sequence ATGAGAAGCGCGCAGATTTCACGCAAGACCAATGAGACCGATATTGCGCTGACCCTGTGTTTAGAGGGCAGCGGCAAGGCCTCAATCGACACCGGCATCGGGTTTTTGAACCACATGCTGACGCTGTTCGCCTGCCACTCGGGGTTTGATCTGCAATTGACCTGCAAGGGCGACATCGACGTGGATTTTCACCACTCGGCGGAAGATATCGGCATTTGTTTAGGTAAGGCGCTGGATACGGCGCTCGGTGATCGGGCGGGCATCACGCGCTATGGCAGCGTGTTCGTCCCGATGGACGAGGCGTTGGTACTGGCGGCGATCGACATCTGCGGGCGGGCAACGCTCGGGTATGCGCTTGAGATTCCGTCGCAAAAGATCGGCGATTTTGACACCGAACTGATCAAGGAGTTTTTTACGGCGCTGACGCGTGAACTGAAAGCGGCGGTACACTTACGGGAGTTCTGCGGCGAAAACAGCCACCACATCGCGGAGGCCGCGTTCAAAGCGTTCGCGCGGGCGATGGCGATTGCGGTGAAAATTGACCCGGCGAAAAGAGATCAGATTCCCTCTTCGAAAGGCACGATTATTTAG
- the hisH gene encoding imidazole glycerol phosphate synthase subunit HisH, with translation MTAIVDYGVGNLFGLAAGFEAVGEECKVTGDFLEIAAADRIVLPGVGAFGDAAQKLADSGLVGVIKDEALAGKPLLGICLGMQLLFVRSYEYGLHYGLGLLGGSVKPFADVPGFSLKIPQIGWNSLEVRRSEDPLMKYTKDGDFVYFVHSYYADECDPDITATTEYGVHVPAVVSRKNIFGCQFHPEKSGEVGLRILKAFCEVEA, from the coding sequence ATGACGGCGATTGTCGATTACGGCGTCGGAAATCTCTTCGGGCTGGCGGCGGGTTTTGAAGCGGTCGGTGAGGAATGCAAAGTGACGGGCGATTTTCTTGAGATCGCGGCTGCGGATCGGATTGTGCTGCCCGGCGTGGGCGCGTTCGGAGATGCGGCGCAAAAACTGGCCGACAGCGGTCTGGTCGGGGTCATCAAGGACGAGGCGTTGGCAGGAAAACCGCTGCTCGGGATCTGTCTGGGCATGCAGCTGCTGTTTGTGCGCAGTTACGAATACGGCCTGCATTACGGGCTGGGGCTGCTCGGCGGCAGCGTGAAGCCGTTTGCGGACGTCCCTGGGTTTTCGCTGAAAATTCCGCAGATCGGTTGGAATTCGCTCGAAGTCAGACGGTCCGAAGACCCGCTGATGAAATACACCAAGGACGGTGATTTCGTCTATTTCGTGCATTCTTATTACGCCGACGAATGCGATCCCGACATCACGGCGACGACCGAATACGGCGTGCATGTGCCGGCGGTGGTCTCGCGCAAAAACATTTTCGGTTGCCAGTTCCACCCGGAAAAGAGCGGCGAAGTCGGGCTGCGGATTTTGAAGGCATTTTGTGAGGTCGAAGCATGA
- the hisA gene encoding 1-(5-phosphoribosyl)-5-[(5-phosphoribosylamino)methylideneamino]imidazole-4-carboxamide isomerase produces MKIFPAIDLSGQKVVRLVRGDYDKMTVYGEDPVKTALEFEAAGAKYLHVVDLDGAKSGSRENLSVVEQILKNTKLSVEIGGGIRNMEAVRDYLNAGAMRVIIGTAAVKDPDFLAAALKQYGDKIAVGVDFKNGQTAIDGWTKAAGDAFDFCRKLADMGVGALICTDIAKDGMLQGPNQELYRQLVQLKTEIIASGGVSGLEDLKILKQTGVGGAIVGKALYTGAVDLKEALLLECRERS; encoded by the coding sequence ATGAAGATATTTCCGGCAATCGATCTTTCCGGGCAAAAAGTGGTTCGGCTTGTGCGCGGGGATTATGACAAAATGACCGTTTACGGCGAAGACCCGGTCAAAACCGCACTGGAATTCGAGGCGGCGGGTGCGAAATATCTGCACGTCGTTGATTTGGACGGCGCGAAAAGCGGTTCGCGTGAGAACCTTTCGGTCGTTGAACAGATATTGAAAAACACGAAACTCTCGGTCGAGATCGGCGGCGGCATTCGGAATATGGAGGCCGTGAGGGATTATTTAAACGCAGGAGCCATGCGCGTGATCATCGGTACGGCGGCGGTCAAAGACCCCGACTTTTTAGCGGCTGCGCTGAAGCAGTACGGAGATAAAATCGCGGTGGGTGTGGACTTTAAAAACGGGCAGACGGCCATCGACGGTTGGACCAAAGCCGCCGGGGATGCGTTTGACTTCTGCCGAAAACTGGCCGATATGGGCGTCGGGGCGCTGATTTGCACTGATATCGCCAAGGACGGCATGCTCCAAGGCCCCAATCAGGAACTGTACCGGCAGTTGGTGCAGTTGAAAACGGAAATAATCGCCTCGGGCGGTGTGAGCGGCCTGGAGGATTTGAAGATTTTGAAACAGACCGGCGTCGGCGGCGCAATCGTCGGCAAGGCGCTTTACACCGGGGCGGTGGATTTGAAAGAAGCCCTGTTATTGGAATGTAGGGAACGGTCTTGA
- the hisF gene encoding imidazole glycerol phosphate synthase subunit HisF, translating to MMTKRIIPCLDVRDGRVVKGTNFSGLRDVDDPVALAKRYNDRGADELVFYDIAASVAGRPLFADALTKAARQIFIPLTVGGAIRSLDDFDRVLKCGADKVSVNTGAIRDPMLIERAAKKYGNQCVVLSMDVARAGGKFHVFTAAGKTDTGIDALEWAVRGEANGAGELVINSIDTDGVKKGFDIELLNEVCKRVKIPVIASGGAGKKEDFLTLFRETDVDAGLAASIFHYGELEIPDLKKYLSQNGIPVRI from the coding sequence ATGATGACGAAGAGAATTATACCCTGCCTTGACGTGCGGGACGGCAGAGTCGTCAAGGGGACGAATTTTTCGGGACTGCGCGACGTGGACGATCCCGTGGCACTGGCCAAACGCTATAACGACCGCGGCGCGGATGAACTGGTGTTTTACGATATTGCGGCCAGCGTGGCCGGACGCCCGCTGTTCGCGGATGCGCTCACCAAGGCGGCCAGACAGATTTTTATCCCGCTGACGGTCGGCGGAGCGATTCGGTCGCTGGACGATTTTGACCGCGTTTTAAAATGCGGTGCGGACAAGGTCAGCGTCAACACCGGCGCGATCCGCGACCCGATGCTGATCGAGCGGGCGGCGAAAAAATACGGCAACCAGTGCGTTGTGCTGTCGATGGACGTGGCGCGCGCGGGCGGAAAGTTTCACGTTTTCACCGCTGCGGGCAAGACCGACACCGGCATTGACGCGCTCGAATGGGCGGTCAGGGGTGAGGCCAACGGTGCGGGTGAGCTGGTGATCAACAGCATCGACACCGACGGCGTGAAAAAGGGGTTTGACATCGAACTGTTAAACGAGGTCTGCAAACGGGTCAAGATTCCGGTGATCGCCTCGGGCGGTGCGGGTAAAAAAGAGGACTTTCTGACCTTGTTTCGGGAGACCGACGTCGATGCGGGTCTTGCCGCGAGCATCTTCCACTACGGCGAACTTGAAATCCCGGATTTGAAGAAATATCTGTCCCAAAACGGCATTCCGGTGCGGATTTAG
- the hisIE gene encoding bifunctional phosphoribosyl-AMP cyclohydrolase/phosphoribosyl-ATP diphosphatase HisIE translates to MDINQLKFDQNGLIPVVVQDFYSKKVLTVAYMNREALEITLAEKKTCFYSRSRQKLWRKGETSGNFQHVERITADCDGDALTVEVIKDGPACHTGKESCFFETIYEDTDAEKKAFSLEALYGLLCDRKEKLPEGSYTTYLFQKGREKILKKVGEESTEVIIGAMKGDKKETVCEIADLCYHTLVLMAEMGISPSDIANELASRSIVDHKVKQGG, encoded by the coding sequence ATGGACATCAATCAACTGAAATTTGATCAAAACGGGTTGATACCTGTAGTGGTTCAGGATTTTTACAGCAAAAAAGTGCTGACAGTCGCCTATATGAACCGGGAAGCGCTTGAGATCACGCTGGCCGAGAAAAAGACCTGCTTTTATTCGCGCAGCCGCCAAAAGCTTTGGCGCAAGGGTGAGACCAGCGGTAACTTTCAACATGTGGAACGTATCACCGCCGACTGCGACGGCGACGCGCTGACGGTCGAGGTCATCAAAGACGGACCCGCCTGCCACACCGGCAAGGAAAGCTGTTTCTTTGAGACGATTTATGAGGATACGGACGCCGAGAAAAAGGCGTTTTCGCTTGAAGCGCTCTACGGGCTGCTGTGCGACCGCAAAGAAAAACTGCCCGAGGGCAGCTATACGACCTATCTGTTCCAAAAGGGCAGGGAAAAGATCTTGAAAAAGGTCGGCGAAGAGAGCACCGAGGTCATTATCGGCGCGATGAAAGGCGATAAAAAAGAGACGGTCTGCGAGATCGCCGATCTGTGTTACCACACGCTGGTGCTGATGGCTGAGATGGGCATTTCGCCATCGGATATCGCGAACGAACTTGCCTCCCGCAGCATTGTCGACCACAAGGTCAAGCAGGGAGGTTGA
- a CDS encoding YerC/YecD family TrpR-related protein has protein sequence MNKNLKAPDTDFLFEAVLTLKSVDECYNFFEDLCTAAEIKEFSRRFAVAKMLSEKKSYIEIIAETGLSTATISRVNTCLKYGAGGYVLALERTGKD, from the coding sequence GTGAACAAGAACTTAAAAGCGCCCGATACCGATTTTTTATTTGAGGCGGTTTTAACGCTGAAGAGCGTTGACGAGTGCTATAATTTTTTTGAGGATTTATGCACTGCCGCAGAGATCAAAGAGTTTTCGCGCCGTTTCGCGGTGGCAAAGATGCTGTCGGAAAAGAAGTCCTATATCGAGATTATCGCCGAGACCGGTCTCTCAACCGCGACGATCAGCCGGGTCAACACCTGCCTGAAATACGGCGCGGGCGGCTATGTGCTGGCGTTGGAACGGACGGGGAAAGATTGA
- the asnB gene encoding asparagine synthase (glutamine-hydrolyzing) — protein MCGIAGFCDFHNNFLHEQEQHIAILKQMRESIAHRGHDQTGEYLRENVGLAHTRLSIRDLSRGAQPMIRSKDGFEYAIVYNGEIYNAGELTDELKTAGYEFETTCDTEVILNAYIEYGMECVGKLNGIFAFAIWDEKEKRLALFRDHAGVKPLFYTVQNGLLVFGSELKALFAHSNIESELNLDGFREVFGIGPARTPGCGVFAGIYELEPGCRAVFNESGFYSEKYWDLTCKEHTDNYEKTVETVSFLVRDSITRQMISDVPVCSFLSGGVDSSIVTAVAVEALKQAGAMLNTYSFDFSGNDQYFAANSFQPERDRPYVDIMLSTVKTNHRYLECDERELAGLLGESMVSKDLPGMADIDASLMYFCGLVKRHNKVALTGECADEIFGGYPWFYREDLMADDGFPWSKNIATRQCLLQDDLIQKLDLADYVNDTYRASVAKVPVLPGETPEERRRREITYLNIKWFMQTLLDRMDRASMHSGLEARVPFADHRIMDYLFNVPWAMKRRNGIEKSLLRDAFKDVLPPQLLLRKKSPYPKTYNPNYERLLKEKLLTVISDANSPIHAFVDKKKAKSFLEKPAETGKPWFGQLMASPQLIAYMLQFEEWLRVYQPRILI, from the coding sequence ATGTGCGGCATCGCGGGCTTTTGTGATTTTCATAATAATTTTCTCCATGAACAGGAACAACATATTGCGATTTTAAAACAGATGCGGGAATCGATTGCGCACCGGGGGCATGACCAGACCGGTGAATATCTGCGCGAGAACGTCGGGCTTGCGCATACACGGCTATCGATTCGAGACCTCTCGCGCGGAGCGCAGCCGATGATTCGTAGCAAGGATGGATTTGAATACGCCATCGTTTATAACGGTGAGATTTATAATGCCGGAGAGCTGACCGACGAGTTGAAGACGGCGGGGTATGAGTTTGAGACCACCTGCGACACCGAGGTCATTTTAAACGCCTACATCGAATACGGCATGGAATGCGTCGGAAAATTGAACGGGATTTTTGCTTTTGCGATCTGGGACGAAAAAGAAAAACGTCTGGCGCTCTTTCGTGACCATGCGGGTGTCAAGCCGCTGTTTTATACTGTGCAGAATGGGTTGCTTGTCTTCGGGTCGGAATTGAAAGCGCTTTTTGCGCACTCGAACATCGAGTCGGAATTGAATCTCGACGGTTTTCGAGAGGTATTCGGTATCGGACCGGCCAGAACGCCGGGCTGCGGCGTATTCGCGGGGATTTATGAACTGGAGCCCGGCTGCCGCGCGGTGTTTAACGAGAGCGGATTTTACAGCGAAAAGTACTGGGATTTGACTTGCAAAGAACACACCGATAACTACGAAAAGACCGTCGAGACCGTCTCGTTTTTGGTGCGGGACTCGATTACGCGGCAGATGATATCAGATGTCCCGGTGTGCAGTTTCTTGTCGGGCGGAGTCGATTCGAGCATTGTAACCGCCGTCGCCGTGGAGGCGTTGAAGCAGGCAGGTGCAATGCTGAATACCTATTCGTTCGACTTCTCCGGAAACGACCAATACTTCGCCGCAAATTCCTTTCAGCCCGAGCGCGACCGGCCTTATGTTGACATCATGCTTTCAACGGTTAAGACCAATCATCGGTATTTGGAGTGTGATGAGCGGGAACTGGCCGGGCTGCTCGGGGAGTCGATGGTCTCGAAAGATCTCCCCGGTATGGCCGACATCGACGCGTCGCTGATGTACTTTTGCGGGCTGGTCAAACGGCACAATAAGGTAGCATTAACCGGCGAGTGCGCGGATGAAATTTTCGGGGGATATCCGTGGTTTTATCGGGAGGATTTGATGGCGGACGACGGATTCCCGTGGTCAAAAAATATCGCCACACGCCAGTGCTTATTACAGGATGATCTGATTCAAAAACTTGATCTCGCCGATTATGTCAACGACACTTATCGGGCATCGGTGGCCAAGGTGCCGGTGTTGCCGGGGGAAACGCCGGAGGAACGGCGGCGGCGCGAGATCACCTATCTGAACATCAAGTGGTTTATGCAGACATTGCTCGACCGCATGGACCGAGCCAGTATGCACTCGGGGCTGGAAGCGCGTGTGCCGTTTGCAGACCATCGGATTATGGATTATCTTTTCAACGTGCCGTGGGCGATGAAACGCCGAAACGGCATCGAAAAATCATTACTGCGGGACGCGTTTAAAGACGTCCTGCCGCCGCAGTTGTTACTGCGCAAAAAAAGCCCGTATCCCAAGACCTACAATCCGAATTACGAGCGGTTGTTAAAAGAAAAACTGCTGACGGTTATATCCGATGCGAATTCGCCGATTCACGCGTTTGTCGATAAAAAGAAGGCTAAAAGTTTCCTCGAAAAGCCCGCCGAGACCGGCAAGCCGTGGTTTGGGCAGCTGATGGCATCACCGCAGCTGATTGCGTATATGTTGCAGTTCGAGGAGTGGTTGAGGGTTTATCAGCCGAGGATTTTAATATGA
- a CDS encoding NAD-dependent protein deacylase gives MHSNLQQIINQSNNIVFFGGAGVSTESGIPDFRSQDGLYNQKYNYPPETILSHTFFIAHPEEFYRFYREKMLSYTAKPNAAHLKLAELEQAGKLKAVVTQNIDGLHQAAGSKIVFELHGSIHRNYCMECGSFYDMPFIRDSLGVPKCTCGGTIKPDVVLYEEGLDTATVEGAVGAISKAEVLIVAGTSLTVYPAAGLLRYFHGKQLVLINRDATPLDDTADLVIHANVGETLANIM, from the coding sequence ATGCATAGTAATCTTCAACAAATCATCAACCAAAGCAACAATATCGTCTTTTTCGGGGGTGCCGGGGTCTCGACCGAGAGCGGCATCCCCGATTTCCGCAGCCAAGATGGATTATACAACCAAAAATACAACTACCCGCCCGAGACCATTCTCTCGCATACGTTTTTCATCGCACACCCGGAGGAATTCTACCGGTTCTACCGCGAGAAAATGCTCTCCTACACAGCCAAACCCAACGCCGCTCATTTAAAACTCGCCGAGCTCGAACAGGCCGGAAAGCTGAAAGCCGTTGTCACGCAAAACATCGACGGCCTGCATCAGGCTGCTGGGAGCAAAATCGTTTTCGAACTGCACGGCTCGATTCACCGTAATTACTGTATGGAATGCGGCAGCTTTTACGATATGCCTTTTATCAGGGACAGTTTGGGCGTTCCCAAATGCACCTGCGGCGGCACCATTAAACCCGATGTGGTTTTATACGAAGAGGGGTTAGATACTGCCACGGTTGAAGGCGCGGTCGGCGCCATCTCAAAAGCCGAAGTCCTGATTGTCGCCGGCACGAGCTTGACCGTCTATCCGGCAGCGGGTCTGCTGCGTTATTTTCACGGCAAACAGCTTGTCCTCATCAACCGCGACGCCACGCCCCTCGATGATACCGCCGATTTGGTTATTCATGCCAATGTCGGGGAAACATTAGCGAATATTATGTAA
- a CDS encoding DUF362 domain-containing protein, with amino-acid sequence MASTVYFTDFNTHNGSRLTKLAKLIKAAGFYDIDFERKYAAIKIHFGEPGNLAFLRPNYAKVVADAVKSKGGKPFLTDCNTMYVGRRKDAVSHLDAAYENGYSPLTTGCQIIIGDGLKGTDEALIPIDGEFVKEAKIGRAVADADIIISMNHFKMHEEAGIGGALKNLGMGCGSRAGKTEMHCDGKPRSSDKCRGCGMCIKNCGQDAITLINGKAYINHEKCVGCGRCIGICPFDAIHTNDFSAVDKLCKKISEYALAVVKDKPSFHISFVMDITPACDCHAGNDSPIVADIGIFASTDPTALDVACADAVNNAPVLSGSLLDGKKPQGDHFKTMYPHTDWRVGPEHAEKIGLGSTKYELIKV; translated from the coding sequence ATGGCTTCAACCGTCTATTTTACCGACTTCAATACCCACAACGGCAGCCGCCTGACCAAACTGGCAAAACTCATCAAGGCCGCAGGGTTTTATGACATTGACTTCGAGCGCAAATACGCCGCCATTAAAATTCATTTCGGCGAACCGGGCAATCTGGCGTTCCTGCGCCCTAACTATGCCAAAGTCGTCGCCGATGCGGTTAAAAGCAAGGGCGGGAAGCCTTTTCTGACCGACTGCAACACGATGTACGTCGGCCGGCGCAAAGATGCCGTCAGCCATCTCGACGCGGCCTATGAAAACGGCTATTCGCCGCTCACAACCGGCTGCCAGATTATCATCGGGGACGGATTAAAAGGCACCGACGAGGCGCTGATCCCGATCGACGGCGAATTCGTCAAAGAGGCCAAAATCGGCCGCGCTGTCGCCGACGCCGACATCATCATCTCGATGAATCACTTTAAGATGCACGAAGAAGCGGGCATCGGCGGCGCGCTCAAAAATCTCGGCATGGGCTGCGGTTCCCGTGCGGGCAAGACCGAAATGCACTGCGACGGCAAACCCCGGAGCAGCGACAAATGCCGGGGCTGCGGTATGTGTATTAAAAACTGCGGCCAGGACGCGATCACCCTGATAAACGGAAAAGCGTATATCAATCACGAAAAATGCGTCGGCTGCGGACGCTGCATCGGCATCTGTCCGTTTGACGCCATTCACACGAACGATTTCAGCGCCGTGGATAAACTCTGCAAAAAGATCTCCGAATATGCGCTCGCAGTCGTCAAGGACAAGCCGTCGTTCCATATCAGTTTCGTGATGGACATCACGCCGGCCTGCGACTGCCATGCCGGAAACGATTCCCCGATCGTCGCCGATATCGGCATCTTCGCTTCGACCGATCCAACCGCACTCGACGTGGCTTGTGCCGACGCCGTGAACAACGCGCCTGTGCTCTCGGGCAGTTTACTTGACGGCAAAAAGCCGCAGGGAGACCATTTCAAAACCATGTATCCGCACACTGACTGGCGCGTCGGCCCGGAGCACGCCGAAAAAATCGGCCTCGGCAGCACGAAATACGAATTGATCAAAGTGTAA